From one Marmota flaviventris isolate mMarFla1 chromosome 1, mMarFla1.hap1, whole genome shotgun sequence genomic stretch:
- the Vstm2a gene encoding V-set and transmembrane domain-containing protein 2A isoform X2 encodes MMGIFLAYVGIVFFSVLYVQQGLSSQAKFTEFPRNVTATEGQNVEMSCAFQSGSASVYLEIQWWFLRGPEDLEPGSEVAGAQVELLPDREPDNDGTKISTVKVQGNDISHKLQISKVRKKDEGLYECRVTDANYGELQEHKAQAYLKVNANSHARRMQAFEASPMWLQDMKPRKNISAAVPSSIHSSANQRTHSTSSPQAVAKIPKQSPQSGARIATSHGLSVLLLVCGFVKGALL; translated from the exons ATGATGGGGATCTTTTTGGCATATgttggaattgttttcttttccgTTTTATACGTACAACAAGGGCTTTCTTCTCAAG CAAAATTTACTGAGTTTCCGCGGAATGTGACAGCGACAGAGGGGCAGAATGTGGAGATGTCCTGCGCTTTTCAGAGCGGCTCCGCCTCGGTGTACCTGGAGATCCAATGGTGGTTCCTGCGGGGACCCGAGGACCTGGAGCCTGGGTCTGAGGTGGCTGGAGCGCAG GTGGAGCTCTTACCAGACAGAGAGCCGGACAACGACGGGACCAAGATCAGT ACAGTGAAAGTTCAAGGCAATGACATCTCCCACAAACTTCAGATTTCCAAAGTGAGGAAAAAGGACGAAGGTTTATATGAGTGCAGGGTGACTGATGCCAATTATGGGGAGCTCCAAGAACACAAGGCCCAGGCCTACCTGAAAGTCAATGCCAACAGTCATGCTCGGAGGATGCAGGCCTTCGAAGCCTCACCTATGTGGCTGCAAGATATGAAGCCCCGAAAGAACATCTCAGCTGCAGTTCCCAGCAGCATCCACAGCTCAGCCAACCAACGGACGCACTCCACCTCCAGCCCTCAAGCGGTAGCCAAAATTCCTAAACAAAGTCCACAATCAG GTGCGAGGATAGCTACAAGCCATGGACTTTCTGTCCTGCTTCTTGTTTGTGGCTTTGTGAAGGGTGCTTTGCTTTAA
- the Vstm2a gene encoding V-set and transmembrane domain-containing protein 2A isoform X1 — translation MMGIFLAYVGIVFFSVLYVQQGLSSQAKFTEFPRNVTATEGQNVEMSCAFQSGSASVYLEIQWWFLRGPEDLEPGSEVAGAQVELLPDREPDNDGTKISTVKVQGNDISHKLQISKVRKKDEGLYECRVTDANYGELQEHKAQAYLKVNANSHARRMQAFEASPMWLQDMKPRKNISAAVPSSIHSSANQRTHSTSSPQAVAKIPKQSPQSAKSKSPVKSTERTAKLTLNSKHHSAPSVL, via the exons ATGATGGGGATCTTTTTGGCATATgttggaattgttttcttttccgTTTTATACGTACAACAAGGGCTTTCTTCTCAAG CAAAATTTACTGAGTTTCCGCGGAATGTGACAGCGACAGAGGGGCAGAATGTGGAGATGTCCTGCGCTTTTCAGAGCGGCTCCGCCTCGGTGTACCTGGAGATCCAATGGTGGTTCCTGCGGGGACCCGAGGACCTGGAGCCTGGGTCTGAGGTGGCTGGAGCGCAG GTGGAGCTCTTACCAGACAGAGAGCCGGACAACGACGGGACCAAGATCAGT ACAGTGAAAGTTCAAGGCAATGACATCTCCCACAAACTTCAGATTTCCAAAGTGAGGAAAAAGGACGAAGGTTTATATGAGTGCAGGGTGACTGATGCCAATTATGGGGAGCTCCAAGAACACAAGGCCCAGGCCTACCTGAAAGTCAATGCCAACAGTCATGCTCGGAGGATGCAGGCCTTCGAAGCCTCACCTATGTGGCTGCAAGATATGAAGCCCCGAAAGAACATCTCAGCTGCAGTTCCCAGCAGCATCCACAGCTCAGCCAACCAACGGACGCACTCCACCTCCAGCCCTCAAGCGGTAGCCAAAATTCCTAAACAAAGTCCACAATCAG CAAAGAGCAAATCGCCTGTAAAATCTACGGAGCGGACAGCAAAGTTGACCCTAAACTCCAAGCATCATTCCGCACCCTCTGTACTCTAA